A single genomic interval of Octopus bimaculoides isolate UCB-OBI-ISO-001 chromosome 10, ASM119413v2, whole genome shotgun sequence harbors:
- the LOC128248880 gene encoding mitogen-activated protein kinase 12-like, with protein sequence MLTKRAVIRGQNFNDQVKQILCLVGTPDYEMLKKFTSEDAIDRIKQFGTFVKQDFSTFFNTTDEDTLSLLDQIFNLDVDNRISVDEAMKHRFFEDHFQQTDYKHAPNFCDRYSDIELNQMEWLGLIYEEIKNNNCNTETHTHLSVNTLEHCLQSNKSTPGLTLCKPSPNSIGLLC encoded by the exons ATGTTAACAAAACGAGCTGTGATACGAGGGCAAAATTTCAACGATCAGGTAAAGCAGATATTATGTCTAGTCGGAACACCGGATTATGAAATGCTAAAGAAATTTACCAGTGAAGATGCTATAGATAGGATTAAACAATTCGGAACTTTTGTAAAACAagatttctcaaccttttttaaTACCACAGATGAAGACACACTTAGTCTTTTGGaccaaatatttaatttagatgTAGATAACCGAATCTCTGTGGATGAGGCAATGAAACATCGTTTCTTTGAGGACCATTTCCAACAGACTGACTATAAGCATGCACCAAATTTTTGTGACAGATATTCCGATATTGAATTGAACCAAATGGAATGGTTAGGTCTTATTTACGAggaaatcaaaaacaacaactgtaatacagaaacacacac tcatctgaGTGTGAacacgctggagcactgccttcaatcgaacaaatcgaccccaggactcactCTTTGCAAGCCCAGCCCCAATTCcatcggtctcctttgctga
- the LOC106883705 gene encoding mitogen-activated protein kinase 12 — protein sequence MVTYKFLLKLRNFFNAQGFLIVWGNTISHVIFSARMIYRYVTACSNYSDSWTNLSTSPSTLLVSTTNYKGARKRETYTMAIIPSCFQLTEEFGIKWIHPDYYSCLEYIGGGSYSNVSVAHNKLTDSKVAIKQLYRPFSSLTATKRTYREVCLLKHMKHKNVIDLVDIFTTAICKNDLDNLYLVSTFYPKDLKTMLKSEEMGLALIKSLVYQIFCGLYYIHSAGVIHRDLKPSNIGVTADNCIKIMDFG from the coding sequence ATGGTGACCTACAAGTTTCTTCTTAAATTACGTAATTTCTTTAATGCTCAGGGTTTTCTCATAGTTTGGGGAAATACCATTTCTCATGTTATCTTCTCGGCCAGAATGATTTATCGTTACGTCACTGCTTGTAGTAACTACTCTGACAGTTGGACTAATTTAAGCACTTCGCCCAGTACTTTATTAGTGTCAACAACTAATTATAAAGGTGCGcgaaagagagaaacatatacGATGGCCATTATCCCATCGTGCTTCCAACTCACTGAAGAATTCGGTATTAAATGGATTCACCCAGACTATTACAGTTGTTTGGAATATATAGGAGGAGGCAGTTACAGTAACGTGTCAGTTGCTCATAACAAACTTACTGACTCGAAGGTGGCCATTAAGCaactgtatcggcctttctcTTCGTTAACTGCAACAAAACGTACATACCGCGAAGTATGTTTGCTAAAGCACATGAAACACAAAAATGTGATCGATCTGGTCGATATATTTACAACAGCAATATGTAAAAATGATTTGGATAATCTCTACCTTGTTTCCACATTCTATCCGAAAGATCTGAAAACGATGTTGAAAAGCGAGGAGATGGGGTTAGCCCTTATCAAGTCCCTGGTCTACCAAATATTCTGCGGactttattatattcattcaGCTGGGGTCATCCACCGTGACTTAAAACCCAGCAACATCGGTGTTACTGCTGATAATTGCATCAAAATTATGGATTTTGGC
- the LOC106883704 gene encoding mitogen-activated protein kinase 11-like produces the protein MDHIPQSFEVTEEFGIKWTHPNCYSCLEYIGGGSFSNVSMAHNKLSNSTVAIKKLSRPFATLMDTKRTYREVCLLKHMKHKNVIDLVDIFTTAICKNDLDNLYLVSTFYPRDLKMMLESEEMGLPLIRSLVYQIFCGLYYIHSAGVIHRDLKPSNIGVTADNCIKIMDFGLA, from the coding sequence ATGGACCACATCCCGCAGTCCTTCGAAGTCACCGAGGAATTCGGTATTAAATGGACGCATCCAAACTGTTACAGTTGTCTGGAATATATAGGAGGAGGCAGTTTCAGCAATGTGTCTATGGCTCATAACAAACTTAGTAACTCCACAGTGGCCATCAAAAAACTGTCACGGCCGTTTGCCACGTTAATGGACACTAAACGTACATACCGCGAAGTATGTTTGCTAAAGCACATGAAACACAAAAATGTCATCGATCTGGTCGATATATTTACAACAGCAATATGTAAAAACGATCTGGATAATCTCTACCTTGTTTCCACATTCTATCCGAGAGATTTGAAAATGATGTTGGAAAGCGAGGAGATGGGGTTACCCCTCATCAGGTCCTTGGTCTACCAAATATTCTGCGGactttattatattcattcaGCTGGGGTCATCCACCGTGACTTAAAACCCAGCAACATCGGTGTTACTGCTGATAATTGCATCAAAATTATGGATTTTGGCCTGGCC
- the LOC106883703 gene encoding mitogen-activated protein kinase 12-like, translating to TRWYRAPEIILNWEKYNQTADVWSVGCILGEMLTKRAVIRGHNFSDQMKQILCLVGTPDYEMLKKFTCEEAVAMIKQYGTFVKQDFSTFFNTTDEETLNLLDQIFNLDVDNRISVDEAMKHCFFEDHFQQTDFMRAQHFCDRYSDMELNKIEWLGLIYEEIKNVNPD from the coding sequence ACCCGATGGTACCGAGCACCAGAAATAATCCTGAACTGGGAAAAATACAATCAAACAGCAGATGTGTGGTCTGTGGGTTGTATCCTGGGTGAAATGTTAACAAAACGAGCTGTGATACGAGGGCATAATTTCTCTGACCAAATGAAGCAGATATTATGTCTAGTCGGAACACCGGATTATGAAATGCTAAAGAAATTTACTTGTGAAGAAGCTGTTGCTATGATAAAACAATATGGTACTTTTGTAAAACAGGATTTTTCAACTTTTTTTAATACCACAGATGAAGAGACACTTAATCTTTTGGATCAGATATTTAATTTAGATGTAGATAACCGAATCTCTGTGGATGAGGCAATGAAACATTGTTTCTTTGAGGACCATTTCCAACAGACTGATTTTATGCGTGCACAACATTTTTGTGACAGATATTCCGATATGGAATTAAACAAAATAGAATGGTTAGGTCTTATTTACGAGGAAATCAAAAACGTCAATCCTGactaa